The proteins below come from a single Piscinibacter gummiphilus genomic window:
- a CDS encoding DUF924 family protein produces the protein MDTKAAEVLQFWFGDGPPYADRPEWFRKSDAFDREIERRFAALIETALQDGLAAWAAEPATALARVILLDQFPRNVFRNTPKAFAGDPLALAAARAMVERGQHTALAPVQRVFVYLPFEHAEDLAAQDTSVQLFGDLAREAPEAGAGWLDYAERHHAIVARFGRFPHRNAILGRPSTPEETAFLSQPGSSF, from the coding sequence ATGGACACCAAAGCCGCCGAGGTGCTGCAGTTCTGGTTCGGTGACGGCCCGCCCTACGCCGACCGGCCGGAGTGGTTTCGCAAGAGCGATGCCTTCGACCGCGAGATCGAGCGCCGCTTCGCAGCGCTGATCGAGACTGCGCTGCAAGACGGCCTCGCCGCCTGGGCCGCCGAGCCGGCCACGGCGCTCGCCCGCGTCATCCTGCTCGACCAATTCCCCCGCAACGTCTTCCGCAACACGCCCAAGGCCTTTGCCGGCGACCCGCTGGCGTTGGCTGCCGCACGGGCGATGGTCGAGCGAGGGCAGCACACCGCCCTCGCGCCGGTGCAGCGGGTGTTCGTCTACCTGCCCTTCGAGCACGCTGAAGACCTGGCCGCCCAAGACACCTCGGTGCAGCTCTTCGGAGACCTTGCACGCGAAGCGCCCGAGGCGGGAGCGGGCTGGCTCGACTACGCCGAGCGCCACCACGCCATCGTGGCGCGCTTCGGCCGCTTTCCCCACCGCAACGCCATCCTCGGGCGCCCTTCCACCCCGGAAGAGACCGCGTTCCTGAGCCAGCCAGGCTCATCGTTCTGA
- a CDS encoding carboxylesterase/lipase family protein → MNTKSFWTTALAGLAMATGLVACGGGSDDVEATTANGVVRGSISGNTISYKGIPYAAPPVGARRWAAPAAPANWSGVRDAKSFAPHCPQAASPFGSASTNEDCLYLNVYTPKAPGNYPVFVWIHGGAFYLGLSDGYDPTKLVNQGLVVVTLNYRLGALGFMSHALLSAEQGGTSGNYGLMDQQAALRWVRANIANFGGNRDNITIAGESAGGFSVHSHVASAGSAGLFHKAIAMSAAYPFGAAQDSLAVAQAKGASVVTTAATIRSTATGTTVPACSDLTCMRNLPVSVLLGAQMTPYPSGPVPSRDGVVLTQDVRTTIAAGTHNRVPMIEGTTRDEWRLFAALDELTATPPMTQVLTSDADHIAKVTALLGGALNPAAGPTATAMVNGFYPAANYGGSATLAYGALGTDMIFACNGRIAALELQQHRAVYAYEFRDRTAPSVLPHRATLDLGAPHTSELQYIFNMAGTASFNAAQQALSDTMVKYWANFAKNGDPNGAGVPTWAAYTQANDSYQGLDIGTNGVGPLATNFATAHNCTAWNGMVPFTPTP, encoded by the coding sequence TTGAACACGAAATCCTTCTGGACCACCGCCCTCGCCGGGCTCGCGATGGCGACCGGCCTGGTCGCCTGCGGCGGCGGGTCTGACGACGTCGAAGCCACCACCGCCAACGGCGTCGTCCGTGGCTCGATCAGTGGCAACACCATCAGCTACAAGGGCATCCCCTACGCCGCGCCCCCGGTCGGCGCCCGCCGCTGGGCCGCCCCGGCCGCCCCGGCCAACTGGAGCGGCGTGCGCGACGCCAAGAGCTTCGCTCCGCATTGTCCGCAGGCCGCATCGCCCTTTGGCAGCGCCTCGACCAACGAAGACTGCCTCTACCTGAACGTCTACACGCCCAAGGCGCCGGGCAACTACCCCGTGTTCGTCTGGATCCACGGCGGCGCGTTCTACCTCGGCCTGTCCGACGGCTACGACCCGACCAAGCTCGTCAACCAGGGCCTGGTTGTCGTCACCCTGAACTATCGGCTGGGCGCGCTCGGGTTCATGTCGCATGCCCTGCTGTCGGCCGAGCAAGGCGGCACCTCGGGCAACTATGGTCTGATGGACCAGCAGGCGGCCCTGCGCTGGGTGCGCGCGAACATCGCCAACTTCGGCGGCAACCGCGACAACATCACCATCGCGGGCGAATCGGCGGGCGGCTTCAGCGTTCACTCGCACGTGGCATCGGCGGGCTCGGCGGGTCTCTTCCACAAGGCCATCGCCATGAGCGCGGCCTACCCGTTCGGCGCAGCTCAAGACAGCCTTGCCGTGGCACAGGCCAAGGGCGCGAGCGTCGTGACGACCGCTGCCACCATCCGCTCCACCGCCACCGGCACCACGGTGCCTGCCTGCAGCGACCTCACTTGCATGCGCAACCTGCCGGTGAGCGTGCTGCTGGGCGCCCAGATGACGCCCTACCCCAGCGGCCCGGTGCCCTCGCGCGACGGCGTGGTGCTGACGCAGGACGTGCGCACGACCATCGCCGCAGGCACCCACAACCGTGTGCCGATGATCGAAGGCACCACGCGCGACGAGTGGCGTCTCTTCGCCGCGCTCGACGAGCTGACTGCGACCCCGCCGATGACCCAGGTGCTCACGAGCGACGCCGACCACATCGCCAAGGTGACGGCACTGCTCGGCGGTGCACTGAACCCGGCGGCAGGCCCCACGGCCACGGCGATGGTCAACGGGTTCTACCCGGCGGCGAACTACGGCGGAAGCGCCACGCTCGCCTATGGCGCGCTCGGCACCGACATGATCTTTGCCTGCAATGGACGCATCGCCGCCCTTGAGCTGCAGCAACATCGTGCGGTGTACGCGTACGAGTTCCGTGACCGCACGGCACCCTCGGTGCTGCCGCACCGCGCGACCCTGGACCTCGGTGCGCCGCACACGTCGGAGCTCCAGTACATCTTCAACATGGCCGGCACCGCATCCTTCAACGCCGCGCAACAGGCGCTGTCGGACACCATGGTGAAGTACTGGGCCAACTTCGCGAAGAACGGCGACCCGAACGGCGCAGGCGTGCCGACCTGGGCGGCCTACACCCAGGCGAACGACAGCTACCAAGGCTTGGACATCGGTACCAACGGTGTGGGGCCGCTCGCGACCAATTTCGCGACGGCTCACAACTGCACGGCCTGGAACGGCATGGTGCCGTTCACCCCGACGCCGTAA
- a CDS encoding prolyl oligopeptidase family serine peptidase, with the protein MKRLASFVAAPLLFLSSVSAMPQTPALPDSTDPYLWLEDVQGDKALDWVRERNAVSQKVLMAQPDFEQTRSQLLEVLNAKDRIPSVTRRGDWLYNFWQDERNKRGLWRRTTLADYRNASPKWETVLDLDALGAAENENWVWGGAVCLGPSYRHCLISLSRGGADAKVVREFDAARREFVKDGFTLPESKGDVDWIDESTIYVATNFGPGSMTDSGYPRVIKRWKRGTPLSEATTVFEGEAKDVAVHVSVDPTPGFERTVFYRSLDFYNSKVFLLQGDKLVPLDIPSDASPAFMRDTLLLHLRSDMTVGEQRFPAGSLLHTNASAYLQGQRKLAALFTPTATRSLSGYTATKSHVLLNIIDNVAGKLEQWHKSGDLFTRREVNAPYPGSLGVSALHDPLIKDDPLAEAYWLSYTDFLTPDSLYLGSTADDKRELLKSRGALFDGTGMRAEQRFATSKDGTKVPYFVVWPKDAKPDGANPTLLYGYGGFEISLKPWYSGGFGRAWYRRGGVLVVANIRGGGEYGPAWHQAAVKANKQRSYDDFIAVAEDLVQHQITSPKHLGIMGGSNGGLLVGATVTQRPDLFNAVVCQVPLLDMRRYHTLLAGASWMAEYGNPDLPDEWAYISRYSPYQNVKPGVKYPRVLFTTSTRDDRVHPGHARKMAARMLEQGHDILYYENIEGGHGGAADNEQRAHLQALEYSYLWQQLGR; encoded by the coding sequence ATGAAGCGCCTCGCCAGCTTCGTCGCCGCGCCACTTCTTTTCCTTTCGAGCGTCTCCGCCATGCCGCAAACCCCAGCCTTGCCCGACAGCACCGACCCTTACCTCTGGCTGGAAGACGTGCAGGGCGACAAGGCGCTCGATTGGGTGCGCGAGCGCAACGCGGTGTCGCAGAAGGTGCTGATGGCACAACCCGACTTCGAGCAGACGCGCTCGCAACTGCTCGAGGTGCTGAACGCGAAAGACCGCATCCCGAGCGTCACCCGCCGCGGCGACTGGCTCTACAACTTCTGGCAGGACGAGCGCAACAAGCGCGGCCTCTGGCGCCGCACCACGCTCGCCGACTACCGCAACGCATCGCCGAAGTGGGAGACGGTGCTCGACCTCGACGCCCTCGGCGCGGCCGAAAACGAGAACTGGGTTTGGGGCGGCGCCGTCTGCCTGGGGCCGAGCTACCGCCATTGCCTGATCTCCCTCTCGCGTGGCGGGGCCGATGCGAAGGTCGTGCGCGAGTTCGATGCGGCCCGGCGTGAGTTCGTGAAAGATGGGTTCACGCTGCCCGAGTCGAAGGGCGACGTCGACTGGATCGACGAGAGCACGATCTACGTCGCCACCAATTTCGGCCCCGGCTCGATGACCGACTCGGGCTACCCGCGCGTCATCAAGCGCTGGAAGCGCGGCACGCCGCTGAGCGAGGCGACGACGGTGTTCGAAGGCGAGGCGAAAGACGTGGCCGTGCACGTGAGCGTCGACCCGACGCCCGGCTTCGAGCGCACGGTGTTCTACCGCTCGCTCGATTTCTACAACAGCAAGGTCTTCCTCCTGCAGGGCGACAAGCTCGTGCCGCTCGACATCCCGAGCGACGCGAGCCCCGCCTTCATGCGCGACACGCTGCTGCTGCACCTGCGCAGCGACATGACGGTGGGCGAGCAGCGCTTCCCCGCCGGCTCGCTGCTGCACACCAACGCATCGGCCTACCTGCAAGGCCAACGCAAGCTCGCCGCGCTCTTCACGCCGACCGCCACCCGCTCGCTCTCGGGCTACACGGCGACGAAGAGCCACGTGCTGCTCAACATCATCGACAACGTGGCCGGCAAGCTGGAGCAGTGGCACAAGAGCGGAGACCTCTTCACCCGGCGCGAGGTCAACGCGCCCTACCCCGGCTCGCTGGGTGTGAGCGCGCTGCACGACCCGCTGATCAAGGATGACCCGCTCGCCGAGGCCTACTGGCTGAGCTACACCGACTTCCTCACGCCCGATTCGCTCTACCTCGGCAGCACGGCCGACGACAAGCGCGAACTGCTCAAGAGCCGCGGCGCGCTCTTCGACGGCACCGGCATGCGCGCCGAGCAGCGCTTCGCCACCTCGAAAGACGGCACCAAGGTGCCCTACTTCGTCGTCTGGCCGAAAGACGCCAAGCCCGACGGCGCGAACCCGACGCTGCTCTACGGCTACGGCGGCTTCGAGATCTCGCTCAAGCCCTGGTACTCGGGCGGATTCGGCCGCGCGTGGTACCGCCGTGGCGGTGTGCTGGTGGTGGCCAACATCCGCGGCGGTGGCGAGTACGGCCCGGCCTGGCACCAGGCCGCGGTGAAGGCGAACAAGCAGCGCAGCTACGACGACTTCATCGCGGTGGCTGAAGACCTCGTCCAGCACCAGATCACGTCGCCGAAGCACCTCGGCATCATGGGTGGCAGCAACGGTGGCCTGCTGGTGGGCGCCACCGTCACCCAGCGGCCGGATCTCTTCAACGCGGTGGTGTGCCAGGTGCCGCTGCTCGACATGCGCCGCTACCACACGCTGCTGGCCGGCGCCTCGTGGATGGCCGAATACGGCAACCCCGACCTGCCCGACGAGTGGGCCTACATCTCCAGGTACAGCCCCTACCAGAACGTGAAGCCCGGCGTGAAGTACCCGCGCGTGCTCTTCACCACCTCGACGCGCGACGACCGCGTGCACCCCGGCCACGCCCGCAAGATGGCGGCTCGCATGCTGGAGCAGGGCCACGACATCCTCTACTACGAGAACATCGAAGGTGGCCACGGCGGTGCGGCCGACAACGAGCAGCGTGCGCACCTGCAGGCGCTCGAATACAGCTACCTCTGGCAGCAGCTCGGGCGCTGA
- a CDS encoding protease complex subunit PrcB family protein: MSQPASPRRPTLAVLSAGMLLGACQAQAPARPDPLPDQVLYVGSQCGADAPLVERIADAAVLRQAIAGRIVGDPPALPTVDFDRSLVLRLSMGQQPNAGYRLGVLGTRVEGVARRLVIDTVWATPEPGRMYAAMVAQPCVILAVPRGDYGSVAVLDAQGRERMGSAQPLR; encoded by the coding sequence ATGAGTCAACCCGCGAGCCCCCGTCGGCCCACCCTTGCCGTGCTCAGCGCCGGCATGCTGCTCGGCGCCTGCCAGGCGCAGGCGCCGGCCCGCCCCGACCCGCTGCCCGACCAGGTGTTGTACGTGGGCTCTCAATGCGGTGCCGACGCGCCCTTGGTCGAACGCATCGCCGACGCAGCCGTCCTGCGGCAGGCCATCGCGGGCCGCATCGTCGGTGACCCCCCAGCCCTGCCCACCGTCGACTTCGACCGCTCGCTGGTGCTGCGACTCTCCATGGGCCAGCAGCCGAATGCCGGGTATCGCCTGGGCGTGCTCGGCACACGCGTCGAAGGCGTGGCCCGCCGCCTGGTCATCGACACCGTGTGGGCCACGCCCGAGCCGGGCCGCATGTATGCCGCGATGGTCGCGCAGCCCTGCGTGATCCTCGCGGTGCCGCGCGGCGACTACGGCAGCGTGGCGGTGCTCGATGCGCAAGGCCGCGAGCGCATGGGCTCGGCCCAGCCGCTGCGCTGA
- a CDS encoding long-chain fatty acid--CoA ligase: MSEAATRPHERIWPRRLPRELVVPATSLWFNLFVTAQRFPEKAATIFFGKPMSYQQLHDDADHLAGWLQSVGVKAGDRVLLYMQNCPQFLAAFFGILRANAVVVPVNPMNKADELGHYITDPEAKVAICGADLAAIVETANAALPADKRLAQVLVTRYSDAMSAPGAIDPADAPAAPVEAWLRSEPVLPAAGQGSATYLMWNDMLARQLKPGPHTAKPDDLAVLPYTSGTTGNPKGCMHTHRTVMHNSCGIQWAHGGPEAVALGVVPMFHITGMVGMSAGVFAGSTVVMVPRWDRELVGRLISRYKVTHWTCIPTMVIDLFGSPNYKSFDLSSLKFMNGGGASMPAAIADRLEKEFGIVFAEGYGLTETSAATHGNPPERAKPQCLGIPIFGVDSRVVDPTSLKELPPGEVGEIISHGPQVFKGYWRQPDATAAVFVEFEGKPFFRTGDLGRMDEEGYFFITDRLKRMINASGFKVWPAEVEMLLYKHPAVQEACIISAKDAYRGETVKAVVVLRAEAKDKTTPEDIMAWSRDHMAAYKVPKIVQFVDSLPKSGSGKVMWRLLQDQEAK; encoded by the coding sequence GTGTCTGAAGCCGCAACCCGCCCCCACGAACGCATCTGGCCGCGCCGCCTGCCGCGTGAGTTGGTCGTCCCGGCCACCTCGCTGTGGTTCAACCTCTTCGTGACCGCGCAGCGCTTTCCCGAGAAGGCGGCGACCATCTTCTTCGGCAAGCCGATGAGCTACCAGCAGCTGCACGACGACGCCGACCATCTGGCTGGCTGGCTGCAGAGCGTGGGCGTGAAGGCCGGCGACCGCGTGCTGCTCTACATGCAGAACTGCCCGCAGTTCCTCGCGGCGTTCTTCGGCATCCTGCGCGCCAACGCGGTGGTCGTGCCCGTCAACCCGATGAACAAGGCCGACGAACTCGGCCACTACATCACCGACCCCGAGGCGAAGGTCGCGATCTGCGGAGCCGATCTGGCCGCCATCGTCGAGACGGCCAACGCGGCGCTTCCGGCCGACAAGCGGCTGGCGCAGGTGCTCGTGACGCGCTATTCGGATGCGATGTCCGCGCCCGGCGCCATCGACCCGGCCGATGCGCCGGCCGCGCCGGTCGAGGCATGGCTGCGCAGCGAGCCGGTGCTGCCGGCGGCAGGCCAGGGCAGCGCCACCTACCTGATGTGGAACGACATGCTCGCGCGCCAGCTGAAGCCCGGGCCGCATACCGCCAAGCCCGACGACCTGGCCGTGCTGCCCTATACCTCGGGCACGACCGGCAACCCCAAGGGCTGCATGCACACCCACCGCACGGTGATGCACAACAGCTGCGGCATCCAGTGGGCGCACGGCGGGCCGGAGGCGGTGGCGCTCGGCGTGGTGCCGATGTTCCACATTACCGGCATGGTCGGCATGTCGGCTGGCGTTTTTGCCGGCTCGACCGTGGTCATGGTGCCGCGCTGGGACCGCGAGCTCGTCGGCCGCCTGATCTCGCGCTACAAGGTCACGCACTGGACCTGCATCCCGACGATGGTCATCGACCTCTTCGGCAGCCCCAACTACAAGAGCTTCGACCTCTCCAGCCTCAAGTTCATGAACGGTGGCGGGGCTTCGATGCCCGCGGCCATCGCCGACCGGCTGGAGAAGGAATTCGGCATCGTCTTCGCCGAAGGCTATGGCCTCACCGAAACCTCGGCCGCGACGCACGGCAACCCGCCCGAGCGCGCCAAGCCGCAATGCCTGGGCATCCCGATCTTCGGTGTCGACTCGCGTGTGGTCGACCCGACCTCGCTCAAGGAACTGCCGCCCGGCGAGGTGGGCGAGATCATCAGCCACGGCCCGCAGGTGTTCAAAGGCTACTGGCGCCAGCCCGATGCGACCGCGGCGGTCTTCGTCGAGTTCGAAGGCAAGCCCTTCTTCCGCACCGGCGACCTCGGCCGCATGGACGAGGAAGGCTACTTCTTCATCACCGACCGCCTGAAACGCATGATCAACGCCAGCGGCTTCAAGGTGTGGCCGGCGGAAGTGGAGATGCTGCTCTACAAGCACCCTGCGGTGCAGGAGGCCTGCATCATCAGCGCGAAAGACGCCTATCGTGGCGAGACGGTCAAGGCCGTCGTCGTGCTGCGCGCAGAGGCCAAGGACAAGACCACGCCGGAAGACATCATGGCCTGGTCGCGCGACCACATGGCGGCCTACAAGGTGCCGAAGATCGTGCAGTTCGTCGACAGCCTGCCCAAGTCGGGCTCGGGCAAGGTCATGTGGCGCCTGCTGCAGGACCAGGAAGCCAAGTAG
- a CDS encoding thioesterase family protein: protein MSSLTPLSTILAGRLRDGHDVRFDIPGDWLQGRTSFGGLISTLAVQAMRDVAGSAWPEAVKLRALQTSFIGPVGLGEMHVNVTLLREGKNIRQVQALVRQQGQVSALLLGVFGIDRETIVPVKSPERPPVARSPEDTPERALRGGAPNFTQHMDMRFVEGVAPFSGQHSEVSKIHLRLKGEPTPIDLELLTVLLADVPPTPVISNFTQPTPASSVSWELELRPLAQAPAADGWWRVDTDVLASGGGYVNQITKLWAPGGELAALGYQVAAIYG from the coding sequence ATGAGCAGTCTCACACCCCTGTCCACCATCCTCGCCGGCCGCCTGCGCGACGGGCATGACGTTCGATTCGACATCCCCGGCGACTGGTTGCAAGGCCGCACCTCGTTCGGCGGGCTGATCTCCACACTGGCCGTGCAGGCGATGCGCGACGTGGCCGGCAGCGCCTGGCCCGAGGCCGTCAAGCTGCGCGCCCTGCAGACGAGCTTCATCGGCCCCGTGGGGCTGGGGGAGATGCATGTCAACGTCACGCTGCTGCGCGAAGGCAAGAACATCCGCCAGGTGCAGGCCCTCGTGAGACAGCAGGGCCAGGTGTCGGCGCTGCTGCTCGGTGTCTTCGGCATCGACCGCGAGACCATCGTGCCGGTGAAGTCACCCGAGCGCCCGCCGGTGGCGCGCTCGCCGGAAGACACGCCCGAGCGCGCGCTGCGCGGCGGCGCCCCGAACTTCACGCAGCACATGGACATGCGCTTCGTCGAAGGCGTGGCGCCTTTCTCGGGCCAGCACAGCGAGGTGAGCAAGATCCACCTGCGCCTGAAGGGCGAGCCGACGCCCATCGACCTCGAGCTGCTGACGGTGCTGCTGGCCGACGTGCCGCCCACGCCGGTCATCAGCAACTTCACCCAGCCCACGCCAGCCAGCTCGGTGTCGTGGGAACTGGAGCTGCGCCCGCTCGCGCAAGCCCCCGCGGCCGATGGCTGGTGGCGCGTGGACACCGACGTGCTCGCCTCCGGCGGCGGCTACGTCAACCAGATCACGAAGCTGTGGGCGCCGGGCGGCGAACTGGCCGCGCTGGGCTACCAGGTGGCCGCGATCTACGGCTGA
- a CDS encoding GNAT family N-acetyltransferase, with protein sequence MTDTAYTVSHNPAQHRFEVAVEGQFAIAEYTMPSPSVMRLTHTVVPKSLEGRGIAGALARFAMAHAREHQLKIDPQCPYMRAYMEKHPESHDLRI encoded by the coding sequence ATGACCGACACCGCCTACACCGTCTCGCACAACCCCGCCCAGCATCGCTTCGAGGTCGCCGTCGAAGGCCAGTTCGCGATCGCCGAGTACACGATGCCGAGCCCCTCGGTGATGCGCCTCACGCACACCGTGGTGCCGAAGTCCCTCGAAGGCCGTGGCATCGCCGGCGCCCTCGCCCGCTTTGCGATGGCGCACGCCCGCGAGCACCAGCTCAAGATCGATCCGCAGTGCCCCTACATGCGTGCCTACATGGAGAAGCACCCCGAGTCGCACGACCTGCGCATATGA
- a CDS encoding YaeQ family protein, whose translation MALKATIYKAQIQLADMDRNIYGDHNVTIARHPSETDERMMIRLLAFALNVPADDHQGKLEFAKDLWDTDEPSLWQKDLTGQIVQWIDLGQPDDKRVMKSAPRAERMAVYSYTSSTPIWWSGIATKITRTSNVTVWQVPAEQSQQLATLAQRTMQLQVTVQDGTVWVGDGTQSIEITPQKLYG comes from the coding sequence ATGGCCCTCAAGGCAACGATCTACAAGGCGCAGATCCAGCTCGCCGACATGGATCGCAACATCTACGGCGACCACAACGTGACCATCGCGCGCCACCCGTCGGAAACCGACGAGCGCATGATGATCCGCCTGCTGGCCTTCGCGCTCAACGTGCCGGCCGACGACCACCAGGGCAAGCTCGAATTCGCGAAAGACCTGTGGGACACCGACGAGCCCAGCCTCTGGCAGAAAGACCTCACCGGCCAGATCGTGCAGTGGATCGACCTCGGCCAGCCCGACGACAAGCGCGTGATGAAGTCGGCCCCACGCGCCGAGCGCATGGCGGTCTACAGCTACACGAGCAGCACGCCGATCTGGTGGAGCGGCATCGCCACCAAGATCACCCGCACCAGCAACGTGACGGTGTGGCAGGTGCCGGCCGAGCAGAGCCAGCAGCTGGCCACGCTCGCGCAGCGCACCATGCAGCTGCAGGTGACGGTGCAGGACGGCACCGTGTGGGTGGGCGACGGCACGCAGAGCATCGAGATCACCCCGCAGAAGCTGTACGGCTGA
- a CDS encoding M3 family metallopeptidase, producing MTSNPLVQPWTTPHALPPFAEVRADHFKPAFDAALAEQRAEVDAIAANPAAPTFDNTIAALDRSGRLLARVESLFHNLAASETSPELQAVEREMAVPLAAHGSAIYMNAMLFKRVDALHAQRETLGLSAEQKRLVERIHLDFVRAGAKLGADEQKRYAQVMQRLAELHTRFGQNVLADESSFRLVLRDERDLAGLPGFVRAAARQAAAERGMADAHVITLSRSHIVPFLTFSQRRDLREEAWRAWVSRGEHEGPHDNRPVAREIMTLRHEQARLHGYACYADYVLADTMAGTRSAVNELLDKVWAPAAQRAAEELRDLVALAAAHGEPTQVEAWDWRYLAEKLRQQRYDVDEAAVKPYFPLDRMVEAAFDCASRLFGLRFVPRADLRAYHPDVKVYEVFQGDELIGVFLHDNFARPTKRSGAWMSLYRQQSRGADGTRVIPIVANNNNFAKGAPGEPTLLSVDDARTLFHEFGHGLHGLLSNVGYERLSGTNVLRDFVELPSQLFEHWLGEREVLRRHARHHATGEPIPEELVKRIEAANKFNQGYETLRYLASAKVDMAIHSRSDAEGPDIVAFERAEVERMGLPAAVGMNHRLPHFLHLFAGSGYAAGYYVYLWAEVLDADGYDAFTEAGNPFDAKVAQRLRECIYSSGNSREPREAYRAFRGRDPQVQPMLRERGLLEGLLEDVRPA from the coding sequence ATGACCTCCAACCCTTTGGTGCAACCCTGGACCACGCCGCACGCGCTGCCACCGTTTGCCGAGGTTCGTGCCGACCATTTCAAGCCGGCGTTCGACGCGGCGCTGGCAGAGCAACGGGCCGAGGTCGACGCGATCGCGGCCAACCCCGCCGCGCCGACCTTCGACAACACCATTGCCGCGCTCGACCGCAGCGGCCGGCTGCTGGCGCGCGTGGAGTCGCTCTTCCACAACCTCGCGGCGAGCGAGACCTCGCCCGAGCTGCAGGCCGTGGAGCGCGAGATGGCCGTGCCGCTCGCCGCGCACGGCAGCGCGATCTACATGAACGCGATGCTCTTCAAGCGCGTGGATGCGCTGCATGCGCAGCGCGAGACGCTCGGCCTCAGCGCCGAGCAGAAGCGCCTGGTCGAGCGCATTCACCTCGACTTCGTGCGTGCAGGGGCCAAGCTCGGCGCTGACGAGCAGAAGCGCTACGCCCAGGTCATGCAGCGGCTGGCCGAGTTGCACACGCGCTTCGGGCAAAACGTGCTGGCCGACGAATCGTCGTTCCGCCTGGTCTTGCGCGACGAGCGCGACCTCGCTGGCCTGCCCGGCTTCGTGCGTGCCGCCGCCCGCCAGGCCGCCGCCGAGCGCGGCATGGCCGACGCGCACGTGATCACGCTCTCGCGTTCCCACATCGTGCCCTTCCTCACCTTCAGCCAGCGGCGCGACCTGCGCGAAGAGGCCTGGCGCGCGTGGGTGAGCCGCGGCGAGCACGAGGGCCCGCACGACAACCGGCCGGTGGCGCGCGAGATCATGACGCTGCGGCACGAGCAGGCGCGCCTGCACGGCTACGCCTGCTATGCCGACTACGTGCTCGCCGACACCATGGCCGGCACCCGCTCGGCGGTGAACGAACTCCTGGACAAGGTGTGGGCCCCGGCCGCCCAGCGTGCGGCCGAGGAACTGCGCGACCTGGTGGCACTGGCCGCGGCGCACGGCGAGCCGACACAGGTCGAGGCGTGGGACTGGCGCTACCTCGCCGAGAAGCTGCGCCAGCAGCGCTACGACGTCGACGAGGCGGCGGTGAAACCCTACTTCCCGCTGGATCGCATGGTCGAGGCCGCCTTCGATTGCGCAAGCCGCCTCTTCGGCCTGCGCTTCGTGCCGCGCGCCGACCTCCGCGCCTATCACCCCGACGTGAAGGTGTACGAAGTGTTCCAGGGTGACGAGCTCATCGGCGTGTTCCTTCACGACAACTTCGCGCGGCCCACCAAGCGCAGCGGGGCGTGGATGTCGCTGTACCGCCAGCAGTCGCGTGGCGCCGACGGCACGCGAGTCATCCCCATCGTGGCGAACAACAACAACTTCGCGAAGGGCGCGCCGGGGGAGCCCACGCTCTTGAGCGTCGACGATGCGCGTACGCTCTTCCACGAGTTCGGCCATGGGTTGCATGGGCTGCTGTCGAACGTGGGGTACGAACGCCTCTCCGGCACCAACGTGCTGCGGGATTTCGTGGAGCTGCCGTCGCAGCTCTTCGAGCATTGGCTCGGCGAGCGCGAGGTGCTCCGGCGCCACGCGCGGCACCACGCCACGGGCGAGCCGATCCCCGAGGAGCTGGTGAAGCGCATCGAGGCGGCCAACAAGTTCAACCAAGGCTACGAGACGCTGCGCTACCTCGCTTCGGCGAAGGTCGACATGGCGATCCATTCGCGCAGCGACGCCGAGGGCCCCGACATCGTGGCCTTCGAGCGCGCGGAGGTGGAGCGCATGGGCCTTCCGGCGGCGGTGGGCATGAACCACCGCCTGCCGCACTTCCTGCACCTCTTCGCCGGCTCGGGCTATGCGGCGGGCTACTACGTCTACCTGTGGGCCGAGGTGCTCGACGCCGACGGCTACGACGCCTTCACCGAAGCCGGCAACCCGTTCGATGCGAAGGTGGCGCAGCGCCTGCGCGAGTGCATCTATTCGAGCGGCAACAGCCGCGAGCCGCGCGAGGCCTACCGCGCCTTCCGCGGGCGCGATCCGCAGGTGCAGCCCATGCTGCGCGAGCGCGGGCTGCTGGAAGGCTTGCTGGAAGACGTGCGGCCGGCCTGA